The sequence below is a genomic window from Megalobrama amblycephala isolate DHTTF-2021 unplaced genomic scaffold, ASM1881202v1 scaffold230, whole genome shotgun sequence.
GAGTACTAACCTGGCCAGCGGCCGCTACAGCCGCTGGCGCTGGGATAGTAACAGAGGGGACTCTCATTTCTGTGTTAAAGAAAGAGAGTCGCGATCTCAATGCCAACATGGACATGCTCTCGCAATGAGGGCATGTACCATCCACGAGCGCTGCCTCAGCGTGGGGTTTCCCCAACACGTGAGacagtgatcgtggccgtcagaGGAAGTCAGGAAACgtccgcatccagaaacacacggacgaaaagacatcttgaaaaagacgctgATCGCCCGTGCTTGCTCTTTTAGAATACCTCACCAACCGAAGCACACAGGGATGAGTGCAGCACCGTCCTGTGGGCAGCGCACCGTCACACCCACCGCTGAGCGTGCCTTCCCAACCAGCTGGAGAGATACGAGCAGCCACCAGAGAACAGACAGtaaaagcaattaaaattgctgttttcAGGACCGAGTCCTtagcaattaaaattgctgtttgCTCTCTTAGTTCAGAAATTCACTCTTTGAGGAGGTGAAAGGATGATCAGCCGATCGGCTCCGAAGCAAAAGTATGAATGAAGGTGATTACGccggccctatttatacccggatgccgggggaggggcccggcatgtaaatctcacaggccaattcccattggcttgttttgtatccttggaggtgattgggctccctagcgagaccccattacgtcagtatcaacgtaacgtcgaacgtgactgactgaatgggaactgaCTCTATAGAAGTACTTCATGGAAGTAGATGGTTACTGAGTTGTAATGGTTTTTTGCACGATTGGCACAATTGCCGCTTGTTGCAATTCTCTTTTTCAGTAGAGATTTCTCTGCTGAATCACAGAATCATGTGTAAAGTAgtttttcaccagaaaatgtactgttaaacacaaatatatcaaaaaataaGTTATATCAAAAATAATGTGGGCTGATGGCTTCAATAAAAGCATATGCCACTGATTAACAATCTTGTAGATCACAGTACGgtttgtttttaaaggtttataaattactattaaaaatcaatgtgaagaaatgaatgggatttttaCTTCTGCAACCCCACTGTTGCACTATATAACACATATGGTTTCACatacaatttttataaaatagtatGCAGTATACAAAGTGCACTATGCTGTAAGCAGGTAGTATTCCATTCTAACCACATTCTCAATCAGAAGAACTGCTCAGAAGGACAGCCAAGTAGAGCTACTATGCATTTAACCCTCACCAATGGAAATGAGCTCATTTGACTATGGGAATCATTGGTAAATAAACATAGCCATTTGTAATTAGGGAACTAATTAGGGGCTAACTAACAGCGGAAGTGGTGAGAGTGTTTCTAAATCACATGCTCGGCTTCAGACACGAGTCTGAGTCACAAGTATCAGCTGGAAGCCTCACATACCTTCATTTCCTCATTACTCTCCAGGTACTTATTGCTTCAGGATGTTTATCAGTGAACTAAGTTCTCTAAATATTTCCTTGCTTAATATGGATGACTGAACGGAAATGGTGCCCTCTGATGATGTTTTCTTTGTCTTCAAGTGCCATTTTGTAACCATTATTTAAGTTCTGGAGAACACCAAAGACCTCATGTTGCAGACTCTTTCAGCTCAATGCGTTTAGCCATTTCAATCCATTCTGGGGCAGAATACTAATAAAGGAataggtcacccaaaaatgaaactttttcacaagatttaatcatttactcactctctgTTTGaatttcacagaagaaagaaagtcacatGGGATTGTAACAACATAAaggtgagtagaataatgtcagAATGTTcgttttttgggtgaactatttctttgaaaaacacTTGATACAGCATATCACACTTTTAGTATGGCACTATTCCAGATTCAGAAGAGTTTGTTCTGTTTTGGAAACTTTCAACCATAAATAGCcacacaaattatttttttagtctctttctctcactctttctctctcgctctctctcttaGGGTCACTCTTTCTGTCTCTGATGAATGGTTCCCTATTGGCTGGTCTCAGAGGTCGAGTACTGACTTTGACCTCAGCAGGAGCAGAGCAGCACAGAGGTCATGTTGCTTTATTCTCCTCTGAGTACTACTAAACTACACCACATGCNCCACCCTTTCGTTTGCAATAGCATCAGGGGAACATTTCAAAACCAAGCTGAGGGCTTGTGACAGTGCATGAGAGGTATCTTATGTTTTTCCCCTCTAGCTGTCTTTGGCTGTAAAAACTGTGCAGGAGGTGAGGTGTGCTGTGTTTGTCTCTAAAAGCCTCCCTGAGGTACTCAAACAAATTGTCAACCCCATCATCAGTAACACTGCGAAGACGTAAGGGATTTTTTCACAGGTTCTGGCGTacacatggttttataaatctgaaaacttttgtgcgtacgcagaatctgGCTTTTGTGCatacgtacacttttaggatgaaatctatgGAAAGTTTTATAAGTAGTGGTCTCTCCATCAGCCATCTCCCCTGGTCTCCTGCTATCTGCCTGCTCTGCGTCCTCCTCCAGAGCCCCCACCCTCTCTCCTTAGTTAGACTGCTATGGCGCGAGGACACACCTTTCTGGGAGGGGGCGTAATGCAAcgtgaatattcattttttattttgtgttaattGAGTTCAGTTCCTGTTTGCCAGTGTTTCCTTTTCTGGGTTGTCTCCATGGTCATTGATTGAGTTATGCAAGTGTTTCTTGTTACGTTATctttgtgtgtatattagccCTCAGTTCAATCAGTTCTTGGTTTCGTGACGTCAATATCAAACGTGGTTGTGTTTTCTCTTACGTTCTCCTGTGTTTGCCTTGTggattataataaatactgttacAGTTATCCTTTGTCTTTGTTGTGCACTTATACAGCCACAGCGTGACACTGTGAAGGACAGACATACAGTCTTTACAGTGGCACACACTGCATAAAGTTCCTAGATCAGTGATCTCAAACTGCCATTTCCCTTCCGGCCCGCCATCCCCCTCcacccggcccgcaactgatctcaaaaataaaacataatccggccctctaaattattaggggccaagcaccgaaggtgcggaggcacctattgtatccgttggcgttcttttttttttcttcttcttcttcttcttcttcttccgctcttgaagtctatggcagacCATAGAACCGTTTgtgggaaagttatgaaatttggcacacagttagaggacagtctgatctatgtccatagcaaatttggagtctctaactcaatccctctagcgccaccagctgtccaaagttgcacttatgtttatgttaataacttttgaaccataagggctagaaacaaaattattttttcctctgattccttggctcaagcCGAATCGATTGAAAGACGTTTTCATTTTGCCGCGGCATAGGCGCATCTGAAAAAATGAGCGTGCCGCACCGCGTGCGCATCGCGACCACACCACACCACATCATTTCTATaagcgcgcttgcctaaattacagtaaaagcactcacGCAAGTCGCAAACGTCGATTTAAACCACCAAAACGTGTCTGATGCTACTAACAaatgctcaaacggcatcttggacaaatgtggctCAGCTGTGGGAGCAGAAGCGCTGTCAGGTGTCTGGAAAGAAATGGaatagtgtacaaatgtattcagggattgcatttgttcagtacagtgttgttcagtgcaagattttcatgttatttaaaggctctctaagcgatcctgagcggagtaacttcctgttgactttcgaagtgttgtcaaataaggctagctagacccttcctccacctcctcctcccctcccatccgtgcttcctgaaacatgaacacgcatttaaaatcattcttgtcggttattggctggagcatgtttattatgattcgtggtccaggctgcaccagtttgtttttgttgccgtttttggagcttgtgctTGATAGTTAGGAGATGTTTgatgtatgtgacaaaaaattttttggcctaaaaacgtgtgacatcgcttagaggacctttaagctaaaataaagtaagggaaaatatttGTGCtaactgttaaaaactaatactgtatgtaacaatgatgCAGACACTgctgaatatattttttaagtatggcaaaaatattttagtaatgaaatttgaaataaatgagaaataatgcaaaggaaagtacaTTTTCAGAAATTTTGCACTTCCTTTTGCTCGAATGTTaaaatggccctcctatgaggtgtcaatcacagcaaCAGCCCCtagccaatttgagtttgagatcCCTGTCCTAGATCATGAAACTATCACAACTTTTTTCACAACTGTTTTATAGTACTTTTTCTACTGAATTTTTCTTCAGAAAGACATTTCAGTTGAACAATCAGTATGTTGTTAAACAATAGTACAATCAATTGAACACACTTTACTTCTATCCCTCAGATCCTCATTTTCATTCCTATCAAAACATATGATGCTACCCTGACTAATCTCATTGGCCACAGAATCAGCTTGTGCTGTGTAGTAAATTATGTGATTgctattatatttcataataatgGGGATATCAGTCTGTGCCATCTAAAGTATCATGACTGAActaaatatgaattaaatacaCGCCATGTGTGCCACCAGAGTTGCAGCCTTTCCAGCAGCTCCGTGTTTTCTTTACCTTTTTAGTgttttagtgtttgtttttgtgtctcGTTGTGTTTTATAAGGATTTATACCTACCGAATAAGATTTACGAACTGGCTGCACtggtaaaaaatattaagatcTATAGAAAGTGCAGTTTGTTGTGCTTCTGTGAAACGTGGCTCACGATTAACATCCCGGTTAAGCTTCCTGGCTTCAGAACAGTCAGGGCGGATAGAGACACTAAAGCCAGCGGGAAGCGGAAAGGAGGTGGACTCGCCTTATACGTGAACACAAGATGGTGTAATCCTGGGCATGTGAGCATTAAAATCTCCAGCTGTTACAGGGACATTGAACTTTTGGCTGTAAGTTTGCGTCCCTATTACTTGCCCAGAGAGTTTGGATGCATAATTGTGGTCATTGTTTACATCCCCCCGCGCGCTGACGCGGAGGTAGCGTGTGACGTCATCAATTCCGCTGTTTCTAAGTTACAGACACAGCACCCCGAAGCATTTGTGTTAATCTCTGGGGATTTTAATCACGTGACTATGGACACAATTTACTGTATGCAAACGTAAAGGATGCATACAGTGCCACTCCATTGATTGCACTGGGGAAAGCAGATCACAACCTTATTCTGCTTCAGCCTCACTACAAACCAAGAGTGAGGTTACCCATAACCACACGCTCTTTTAGGAAATGGTCTCTGAGAGACTGCTTCGAAACCACAGACTGGAATGTACTGCAGGGGTCGCACAGTGGGAACATTGAAGAGGTTGTTGACTGCACTACTGATTACATCAACTTCTATATGGATGCTGTTGTTCCAGTTAGAACTGTACGGTGCTATGCTAACAACAAGCCCTGGATTACGAGTAACATCAAGGGTCTTCTGAACCAGAAGAAGAGGGCCTTTAGAGACAATGATCAGCGGGGGCGCAAACGTGTGCAGAGAGAACTCGGAGTCCAGATCAGGGAAGCAAAGGAGCAGTACAGAAGGAATCTGGAGCAGAAACTGAAGAACAACAGCATGAAGGAGGTATGGGACGGTATGAAATTAATCACTGGATGCAGCTCAAAGAGGGGTGATATCATTGAAGGAAATGTGGAGAGAGCAAATCAGCTGAACAGCTTCTTCAATAGGTTTGACCATTCCAACTCATTCACACATCATAATGCTGCACCCATgcccacccccccccccccagccTTTCTGCTCTTTCTGTCCCCCCAGACATAGCCTTAGCGTAGAGGAGAATAATCACCTTACCATGATTACAGCAGCTCAGGTGTGCAGAGAGCTAAGGAGGCTTTGTCCCAGTAAAAAGGCCTGAAGGCCTGCGCATTGGAGCTGGGAGACCCACTACAGCGTATCATCAACATGAGCCTGGATTACAGACTACCTGACAGGCAGACCTCAGTACGTGCGACTAGGGGACTACAGGTCTGATATGGTGGTGAGCAGCACGGGAGAGCCACAAGGAACTGTGCTCTCTCCGGTCCTCTTCACCCTGTACACCTCAGACTTTCATTATAACTCTGAGTTCTGCCACGTGCACAAGTTCGCAGACAACACTGCTATCGTGGGTTGTATCAGgagtggacaggaggaggagtACAGAGATTGATTCAGGATTTTGTTAGGTGGTGCGACTTAAATCACCTGCACCTTAACACCACCAAGACCAGGGAGATGGTGGTGGACTTTAGAAGGACACAGTAAACTaaccttattatttttatattctagTATTACTGTATGTTATATCAGTTGTGTATACTGCTGGAAACTGTGAATTTCCCACCGGGATAAAtaaagtatctatctatctatctatctaaattacaaagaatgaagatatacagtatattaaagcaatatatatattaaccaATATTAAAAGATACATTTCAGATGAATGAATCTCATCTGATGGGGAATTGTCTATAGTATGTCATCAAACTGAAAGTCTCCAAAGGATTTGGGTAGCTTATTTTGAATATAACTACTTATAGATAGCAAGATAGCAATGCCCTCTACTGATATTGTATAATCACAATGGAAAAGGTGAAGCATGAAATACCCTTCTTAGAACTGGAGAAACTGTTGAGTAGTTGAGAATTTTCTGATACTAACAATCTAGGGTTGGCTCAAACTAAGCTCAATGAAGCTTTAAATATTCTTCCTGTGCATGTGCAAATTCTGATGCACAAATGTTGCCTGCTTTATTCCATTTTCTTCGctctattttttttacacatattGCTTAATACATAAATTATATCATACACTTGAAATgatgaaaataacaaattaacaataattattaatatttatttagtatACACCAGCTACAAATTATGCCTTCATTAATAATGTTGACTGTTATCACATATTTATGTTATACATCTATATATGTTGCCTGCTTTGTCGGATATGCCTATACAGAGGAAATTTGtagaaagaaattaaaatatgtggtaacaataaggttaatttgttaacattagttaatgtattaaataacatgaactaaccataagaaatacatttgttactggataaatttgttaatctttgttaacagtagttaataaaaatacagctgttcatagtttgttcatgaCAGATCAGagtgtattaactaatgttaacaaatacaactcttgattttaataatgtattattaaatgttgaaattgatattaacaaagattaataaatgctgtagaaatgcagttcattattagttcattttaactaatgtagttaactaatgttaacttatgaaccttattataaagtgttaccaaatatgtATTGaagtatttaaaatttaaaatttgcaCTTAAAGAAAATGGTCACATCATTAGCTGTTTGATTGCATAACTAAatctacaaataaataaaaatcagctagaattaacttttatttatgaacatttttaacATCCTTTGTCTTATTTCCTTGGATTGTAAACCATATATTATGGGATTCAATCCAGGTGGTATAATATGAAACATTACACCCCCAAACTTCCTAGTCTCAGCATATACAGGGAAACGATGGAGAACAATTGGAACGAATCCACAGATCTGCATGATTATATAAACAGCTAAGTGAGTGCTGCAGGTTTTAATTGCTTTGCTGTTGGttgctttgtttttgctttttatacATACCATCACTATTCTGAGATATGTCAGTAACACCCACCCCAGTGAGGAGGTGAGTAAAACCACAGTAAAAGTTAATCCATATACATTATTAATCACTGTATTTTCACAGGACAATTTAAATAGTGAAGGATTGTCACAAAAGTGGTTTGCAATGAATGATCTGCAGTGAGAGAGACGCACACTGAGGCCGATCAAAACTGACACTGGAACTACTGCAGCACCCCAGGCTCCTGCCGACAGTTTTACAATCATTTTATTGCTCATTATAGTTGGGTATCGCAGTGGATTGCATATGGCCACATATCTATCAAAGGCCATGATCATTAGAATAGTATTGGATGTTGTTCCatataaatgtgtaaaaaaagcTTGGAAAACACACTCCACATATGTGATGTAGCGCTCAGAGGGGTCTGTCATTAAATCCTTCAGTAAACGTGGTATGAGAAGAGTTGTTCCCATAATATCACTCACTGGCAAATGACAGAAAAGAATGTACATAGGCTGGTGTAAACTTTTTTCTGCTGAGATCTGAATCAAAATCCCAATGTTAGACACCATTGCAAAGACATAAGCCatcaacagaaaaatgaatgtaagCTGGCTTGACTGAGGTGTAATTTGCAGTCCTTCCACTAAGAGTACACTATATCTAAATGTCAGGTTGTCCATTTGTGACCTAAAGAAAACACAGATTAAGTGACAAACACTTGTATTAACAACATAATATCTCGGGCAGATTATTTATGCTTCCAGAGAGTAGTCATATTTTATACTAATGTTGAAAAAACTTACTAGGGTTTTCTTTGTCATGTCACTGTTTATTATCTATTTCTTTCTGTAGAAAAGTTGCTCCTTAATTTTACCAAGGGAATttgaccttttttatttatactttcTTACATAACTCAAGAATAATTGTTGATCACTGTACAGTTATGTAATATGAGTTTGATATAATATGACTACATCTGAAATATTCTTGACTTACCAAGGAAAATGACCAATAGATAAACAGTTGTCACGTCACTTCATATAAATGTCACTTCATATACAGAGGCATCTAACTCTATTAGTCAGTGTTACTGAATTGTCATTAGTAATGAAGAGCACAACCTGGTTGTCTCTGAGTAGATTTAAGCAGGcataaccattttatttatgtgTCACCACAACTTAAGTCTTGTCATCATACCCCAAGAGTGAAAATACACTTGTATCTCTCTTTTCTGTGATTGGTGCTCTGCTTACCAGGGGTTTGTttctcaaaaacatttttagccCGCTATGATTGCAGGATTTGTTGTTACCAAAGTTCAGTGATTTGGTGTTTCTCAAAACCACAATTCTAGCATATATTTGCAAACAGCATTGCAAAATTGTGGTTGGATCTGCAGCTCTTGAACCTGTCATTAGAAGCTTAGTTTGTGGTTAGTATAACAGATGAACTTAATTAGATCATGCTCTTGGACAAAAATAAGCTATACAAGCAGTGCATTCCATAGATTTTCATCGTAACCAACTTGAGAGGACCAATGCTCATATTTGATGGCGTCTGGCACTTTGgagaggtgttgtcttcacggaTGAATCCCGGTTTGGcagacagatgacagacagtGTGCATGGCGTCGTGTGGGTGAGCAGTTGTGGATCGAGTGGCCCATGGGCTCATGGGAGTGGGGTTACGGTATGGGCTGGCGTATGTTATGGACAACGAACACAgatgcattttattgatggcattttgaatgcacagagataccgtgacgagatcctgaggcccattgttgtgccattcatccacgaccatcacctcatgttgcagcatgataatgcacagccccatgttgcaaggatctgtacacaagtcctggaagctgaaaacatcccagttcttgcatggccagcataatcaccggacatgtcacccattgagcatgtttgggataCTCTGGATTGGCGTATACGACAGTGTGTTCCAGTTCCTGCCAATATCCAGCATCTTCGCACAGCCATTGAAGAGGAGTGGACCAACATTCCACAGACCACAATCAACAAACTGATCAACTCTATGCGAAGGAGATGTGTTGCACTGTGTGAAGCAAATGTCACACTagatactgactggttttcGGAGCCCCCCGGACCCCctcaatacagtaaaactgcacattttagagtgtccttttattgtggcaagcctaaggcacacctgtgctgtctaatcagcatcttgatatgccacacctgtgaggtggatggattatctcggcaaaggagaaaTGCTTACTAAtacagatttagacagacttctgaacaatatttgagagaaataggctttttgtttacatagaaaaagtcttagatctttgagttctactcatgaaaaatggggggccaaaacaaaagtgttgcgtttataattttgtgcAGTGTAGATTGCTACTtctgatattaatgatattTACTACATGCAATATTGAATTTGCACTATGTGCTGTTGCTGTTAATACATTTTGCAATGTTGTAGTATGATTTTGCTATGTGTGCTGCTGCtgttaatatatttacaatCACAATTATGATCTGAATTTGCTAAGCATAGCATACTGCCGCTGCACAAAGTCAGTGactttttttattaagttttgttGTTACAACCACGCCTTCCCAGACTCCAGTTCCCAGCATCCTCTTTGTCTGCACACCTGAactcacttccctcatcagtctTCCTGCCATTTCCTTGAATTTCCTGCAGCTGTTATCcttgtcagcactccctttaagttggactcactccTAGCACTCCCTGTCCATTATTGTGGTTAGTTTACTGTGTTTGGTTGTATGTCTGCtcctttgtttgattaaagaTACCATTTTTTGTAGATTTCCTTACTCGCCTCATCCTTACTGCAACcacacgtaacagaagaacggacccaaccgcctacaaaaaaaaaaaaaaaaaaagatggatttATTCAAGTTTCCTGGCTCGCCCATGTCTCCCCAGCAAGCTTCAGCAGAGGATCGCCTGTGTGGGTTCCGGCAGGACGGTCGCcggctggagaggtatgtggaggagtttacTGAGCTGCTTATTTGGTGAACTGGCCAGATGCCCCGTTGAACGCCTGTTTTCTGGCGGGGCTGGACGAGGACACGATTCGTTTTAAAGAAcctgcctgttttttttttttcccttagtCG
It includes:
- the LOC125261006 gene encoding olfactory receptor 10H1-like produces the protein MDNLTFRYSVLLVEGLQITPQSSQLTFIFLLMAYVFAMVSNIGILIQISAEKSLHQPMYILFCHLPVSDIMGTTLLIPRLLKDLMTDPSERYITYVECVFQAFFTHLYGTTSNTILMIMAFDRYVAICNPLRYPTIMSNKMIVKLSAGAWGAAVVPVSVLIGLSVRLSHCRSFIANHFCDNPSLFKLSCENTVINNVYGLTFTVVLLTSSLGWVLLTYLRIVMVCIKSKNKATNSKAIKTCSTHLAVYIIMQICGFVPIVLHRFPVYAETRKFGGVMFHIIPPGLNPIIYGLQSKEIRQRMLKMFINKS